Proteins encoded by one window of Archaeoglobus veneficus SNP6:
- a CDS encoding DUF362 domain-containing protein: MDVYFSDARASVKKPEEWYQPHLSPVKKLEKLIEESGVLDFVDKGDIIAVKTHFGDRGTTRTLRSVFIRKIVEAVKDRGGKPFVTETTGLGMTKDRSTAVGRLLIAEENGYTSQTVGAPIIIADGMLGLDCVTVDINGVHLKKVHVAKAIAECDGVVCATHFKLHMQAGIGGSIKNVGVGCVAKPSKFDIHCPEKPVINEKCDGCGRCTEICPINAISCHVAGDTGNRTIYTIDRNKCIGCTGCYEVCRKRAIDVEWLTGREISERIAECALGVVRVVGKDNFGFINFAMDITPHCDCRPYSDMPAFPDIGIFASRDIVAVDKACIDALLKARPNPGALVDDFWEWTEPMAQIEHAEKLGIGISNYTLEIVE, encoded by the coding sequence ATGGATGTTTACTTTTCAGATGCCCGGGCATCTGTCAAAAAGCCTGAAGAGTGGTACCAGCCCCATCTCAGTCCTGTGAAAAAGCTGGAAAAGCTTATTGAGGAAAGTGGCGTTCTCGACTTTGTTGACAAGGGAGATATCATCGCAGTAAAAACGCACTTTGGCGATAGAGGTACGACGAGAACGCTCCGCTCTGTTTTCATCCGGAAGATCGTCGAGGCTGTAAAGGACAGAGGCGGCAAACCCTTCGTCACCGAAACCACAGGCTTAGGCATGACAAAGGACAGAAGTACAGCAGTCGGCAGACTTCTTATAGCAGAGGAGAACGGCTACACCTCGCAGACAGTGGGAGCACCCATTATCATAGCCGACGGTATGCTGGGCCTTGACTGCGTAACTGTGGACATTAACGGAGTTCACTTGAAGAAAGTACACGTGGCGAAAGCCATTGCAGAATGCGATGGTGTTGTTTGTGCAACACACTTTAAGCTCCACATGCAGGCTGGTATAGGTGGAAGCATAAAGAACGTCGGCGTTGGATGTGTTGCGAAGCCGTCCAAGTTCGATATACACTGCCCGGAAAAGCCTGTGATAAACGAGAAATGTGATGGATGCGGGAGGTGTACTGAAATCTGCCCGATAAACGCCATTTCCTGTCACGTTGCAGGTGATACAGGCAACCGCACCATATATACCATAGATAGAAATAAATGCATCGGCTGCACGGGCTGCTACGAGGTGTGCAGAAAACGTGCAATAGATGTGGAGTGGCTAACGGGAAGAGAAATATCGGAGAGAATCGCAGAATGTGCTTTGGGTGTTGTGAGAGTAGTGGGAAAGGATAATTTCGGTTTCATAAACTTTGCCATGGACATAACCCCCCACTGCGACTGCCGTCCGTACAGTGACATGCCTGCGTTCCCCGACATCGGTATCTTTGCATCCCGAGACATCGTTGCGGTTGATAAGGCATGCATTGATGCGCTCCTCAAAGCTCGGCCAAATCCTGGAGCTCTCGTTGATGACTTCTGGGAGTGGACTGAACCAATGGCTCAGATAGAGCATGCTGAGAAGCTTGGAATTGGAATTAGTAATTATACGCTTGAAATAGTGGAGTGA
- a CDS encoding ATP-binding protein, giving the protein MLKLAISGKGGVGKTTLAAMLAHLFVREGYSVTAIDCDSSINLPSALGVNEEVKPLAELREVIEQRVKGPFGTFRYNPKVDDIFEEYSVRNSDGVRVLVLGTIEKGGEGCFCPENAFLRAILRHAIFRDDVLILDMEAGIEHLGRGTAKGVDVLIAVVEPGTRAIETLKRIEKLAADIEINRIAVVVNKFLDTPKSRELLNTIKHPILGVIPYDQCFVQADMENIPPYEVCNLEPFEKIKENLLKFLGKQEDKKK; this is encoded by the coding sequence GTGCTCAAACTTGCAATATCAGGTAAGGGAGGTGTGGGTAAAACCACCCTGGCGGCGATGCTCGCGCACCTGTTTGTGAGAGAAGGGTATTCAGTGACCGCTATCGATTGCGATTCCTCAATAAACCTCCCATCAGCCCTCGGAGTAAACGAAGAGGTAAAGCCACTCGCAGAGCTGAGGGAGGTTATAGAGCAGCGTGTGAAAGGTCCATTCGGAACCTTCCGCTACAATCCAAAGGTTGACGACATCTTCGAGGAGTATTCGGTGAGAAACAGTGATGGAGTCAGAGTTCTTGTTCTCGGGACAATTGAAAAAGGTGGAGAAGGTTGCTTCTGCCCGGAAAATGCCTTTCTTCGGGCAATACTCAGGCATGCGATTTTCAGAGATGACGTGCTCATCCTCGATATGGAGGCTGGAATAGAGCACCTCGGAAGGGGTACAGCTAAGGGTGTTGACGTACTCATTGCCGTCGTCGAACCAGGAACGAGGGCAATCGAAACGCTAAAGCGAATTGAGAAGCTTGCAGCAGACATAGAAATAAACAGAATAGCCGTTGTCGTGAACAAGTTTCTCGATACTCCAAAGTCCAGAGAACTCCTCAACACGATTAAGCATCCAATACTCGGTGTAATTCCCTATGACCAGTGCTTCGTTCAGGCAGACATGGAGAACATCCCACCCTACGAGGTATGCAACCTTGAGCCCTTTGAGAAGATAAAGGAGAACCTGCTCAAGTTTCTCGGGAAGCAGGAGGACAAAAAGAAATGA
- a CDS encoding DUF166 domain-containing protein codes for MKIGIIARGRHGPLTARMMSEYFEVSVFELPEELPVLIEDIELPENILNSDIIISYAAHPDVNIRVVEGAKARLVILTGKSGKTGSRAQLKAIAEERGVRLLMVDICCVASEIEGFEEFFNRFGKPEFEVKIRNGVLEDVKVTRCAFCGATCFVAERLKGAIIEDAPRLAGYYTQIYPCLASRGIKGGIHLAAEMHKIAMERAIKAAKDIKDK; via the coding sequence ATGAAGATCGGAATTATTGCAAGAGGGAGGCATGGTCCCCTTACTGCCAGAATGATGTCGGAGTACTTTGAAGTTTCAGTATTTGAGCTTCCAGAGGAGCTTCCAGTACTTATAGAAGATATAGAGCTTCCAGAGAACATTCTCAATTCAGATATTATTATCAGCTACGCCGCACATCCAGACGTAAATATCAGGGTCGTGGAGGGGGCAAAGGCGAGGCTCGTAATTCTGACGGGAAAGTCTGGAAAAACTGGTTCAAGGGCACAACTCAAAGCCATCGCAGAAGAGAGGGGAGTAAGGCTGCTAATGGTCGATATATGCTGTGTCGCCTCAGAGATTGAGGGCTTTGAAGAATTTTTCAATCGCTTTGGCAAACCGGAATTCGAAGTAAAGATAAGAAACGGAGTGCTTGAAGACGTGAAGGTAACGAGGTGTGCATTCTGCGGGGCAACGTGCTTTGTCGCCGAGAGGTTAAAGGGTGCTATAATAGAAGACGCTCCAAGGCTCGCAGGCTACTATACCCAAATTTACCCCTGTCTCGCATCCCGCGGCATAAAGGGCGGGATACATCTCGCTGCTGAGATGCACAAAATTGCGATGGAGAGGGCAATCAAGGCAGCTAAAGACATTAAGGACAAATAG
- a CDS encoding tyrosine-type recombinase/integrase: MEYVRRYKPEKWLFPGQRKDKHISTRTVQAIFEKARNKAGIKKDVTVHSLRHSFATHLLESEVDLKYISGAFRALKLKNDRDLYSRKHKKI, translated from the coding sequence TTGGAATACGTTAGGAGGTACAAACCAGAAAAATGGCTTTTTCCAGGTCAGAGGAAAGATAAGCACATTTCAACCAGAACGGTTCAGGCAATCTTTGAAAAGGCAAGGAATAAAGCTGGAATAAAGAAGGACGTTACAGTTCATTCTTTAAGGCATTCATTTGCTACGCATTTGCTTGAAAGTGAAGTTGATCTGAAATACATTTCAGGAGCTTTTAGGGCATTAAAGCTCAAAAACGACAGAGATTTATACTCACGTAAGCACAAAAAAATCTGA
- a CDS encoding nucleotidyltransferase family protein — MKKSLDEIKEIIEKHKEELKEKYGVKEIGIFGSFVRGEAKEGSDVDILVEFEKPIGFFKFLELEEYLSNLIGRKVDLVSKKALKPHIGKYILEEVVTV; from the coding sequence ATGAAAAAATCACTTGATGAGATAAAAGAAATTATCGAAAAACACAAGGAAGAGCTTAAAGAAAAGTATGGTGTTAAAGAAATTGGTATCTTCGGCTCTTTTGTGAGGGGAGAAGCGAAAGAGGGCAGTGATGTTGACATACTGGTTGAATTCGAAAAACCGATAGGATTCTTTAAATTTCTCGAACTGGAGGAATATCTGAGCAATTTAATAGGTAGAAAAGTAGACCTTGTATCTAAAAAAGCACTTAAGCCACATATTGGAAAATATATTCTTGAAGAGGTTGTAACAGTATGA
- a CDS encoding HepT-like ribonuclease domain-containing protein, which produces MKRTYRDYILDILSSIQEIGEFVEGMDFEEFVKDRKTVNAVIRSLEVMGEAVKKIPSEIRDKYPEIPWKYIAGMRDKLIHEYHGVDLEIVWEVIEKEIPPLKPKFEKILEELKG; this is translated from the coding sequence ATGAAAAGAACATACAGGGATTACATACTGGACATCTTGTCATCTATTCAGGAAATTGGGGAATTCGTTGAAGGTATGGACTTTGAAGAGTTCGTAAAGGATAGAAAAACTGTAAATGCTGTTATTAGAAGTCTGGAAGTGATGGGCGAGGCTGTGAAGAAAATTCCTTCAGAAATCAGGGACAAATACCCAGAAATTCCGTGGAAATACATTGCAGGTATGAGAGATAAGCTGATTCATGAATATCACGGCGTTGATTTAGAAATTGTATGGGAAGTCATAGAAAAGGAAATTCCACCTCTCAAACCCAAATTTGAAAAAATATTGGAGGAGTTGAAGGGATGA
- a CDS encoding SDR family NAD(P)-dependent oxidoreductase: protein MFKKLEKMGLSQTDLAGKVAVITGGGRGIGKELARALAWLGANVIIAEITEDGAEVEALIRSEGGSALYVRTDVSDESSVKRLAEKSFKEFGKVDILINNATIVETGSILEMPLEKWEKSWRVDVLAAVRLIKTFLPGMLERKYGVIVTVTSDEGMPYVAPYSASKAALNSLGLSLAAELSEESGVSVFVFAPGMVDTPGIRKAARELAPLYGMTYEEFINQNVNPGYDGLMPAEDCAAGFAYCIVHAKDYHGQIADPLLPLAKTGLSFSFGEEKSGAQPEPSEKIIQKKNVLELAKEVKKILEDVEKETNELDLFRRMWVTRTFRKRCGMSIEDWLNTISELVSELEEYDKAKRSGDTVKIEYIRGKLLWVKNSLVRLADYFRKNMKDAEGYFNDPEALSRALKVLAYRENTVRSLVILLEQRSE from the coding sequence ATGTTTAAAAAACTGGAAAAAATGGGTTTATCCCAAACGGACCTTGCTGGAAAGGTAGCTGTGATCACTGGTGGTGGTAGAGGTATCGGAAAGGAGTTAGCGAGAGCTTTGGCATGGCTTGGTGCCAATGTTATCATTGCCGAGATTACCGAGGATGGTGCTGAAGTTGAGGCTCTTATTCGTTCTGAGGGAGGTTCAGCCCTGTATGTAAGAACTGATGTATCCGATGAGAGTAGCGTCAAAAGACTTGCAGAGAAAAGTTTCAAAGAATTTGGGAAGGTGGATATACTGATTAACAACGCTACCATTGTAGAAACAGGCTCGATACTTGAGATGCCGTTGGAAAAGTGGGAGAAATCTTGGAGGGTCGATGTATTGGCTGCTGTTCGTCTAATAAAAACTTTTCTGCCGGGTATGCTGGAGAGAAAGTATGGAGTAATTGTTACCGTAACCTCAGACGAGGGGATGCCGTATGTTGCTCCTTACTCTGCTTCGAAGGCCGCTCTGAACTCGCTTGGCTTATCTCTTGCCGCCGAGCTGAGTGAAGAGTCGGGCGTATCTGTTTTTGTCTTTGCCCCCGGAATGGTGGATACGCCGGGGATAAGAAAAGCTGCACGTGAGCTTGCACCCCTTTACGGTATGACGTATGAGGAGTTCATCAATCAGAATGTAAATCCCGGTTATGACGGTCTCATGCCGGCGGAAGACTGCGCAGCAGGTTTTGCATACTGCATTGTCCATGCAAAGGATTATCATGGACAGATAGCAGACCCTCTACTCCCACTTGCTAAAACAGGGCTGAGTTTTTCATTTGGTGAAGAAAAAAGCGGAGCTCAGCCTGAACCCTCAGAAAAAATTATTCAAAAAAAGAACGTTTTAGAACTTGCAAAAGAAGTTAAGAAAATACTGGAAGATGTTGAAAAAGAAACAAATGAACTTGATTTGTTCAGGAGAATGTGGGTCACACGAACATTCAGAAAGAGGTGTGGAATGAGCATCGAAGATTGGCTGAATACAATTTCAGAACTTGTATCCGAACTTGAAGAATACGATAAGGCTAAAAGATCTGGAGATACTGTAAAAATCGAATACATCCGTGGTAAACTCTTATGGGTAAAGAACAGTCTTGTAAGACTTGCAGACTATTTCAGAAAGAACATGAAGGATGCGGAAGGTTACTTCAATGACCCGGAGGCCTTATCCAGGGCTCTGAAAGTTCTGGCTTACAGAGAGAATACTGTGCGTTCACTGGTTATTCTTCTGGAACAAAGAAGTGAATGA
- a CDS encoding ACT domain-containing protein encodes MSDKTIKQVSVFVENKPGRLAAVTEKLYEKGINIRAFTIAEAGDFGIIRMVVDKTDEAYKTLKDAGFTVTLTRVLGVEVEDEPGGLYKIAKALGNANINIEYVYAFTFGGDKALIILRVDDIDKATEILEKEGLLFKGEI; translated from the coding sequence ATGAGCGACAAGACGATAAAGCAGGTTTCCGTTTTTGTTGAAAACAAGCCGGGAAGGCTTGCTGCCGTAACGGAGAAGCTCTACGAAAAGGGCATCAACATAAGGGCATTTACCATTGCTGAAGCTGGTGACTTTGGAATTATCAGAATGGTCGTTGACAAGACCGACGAGGCGTACAAAACGCTGAAGGATGCGGGCTTCACCGTGACACTTACGAGGGTTCTTGGTGTCGAGGTAGAGGACGAGCCCGGAGGACTTTACAAAATTGCCAAAGCTCTGGGCAACGCAAACATAAACATAGAGTACGTCTATGCGTTTACCTTCGGCGGAGATAAGGCTCTGATAATACTCAGGGTCGATGACATAGATAAAGCAACGGAAATCCTCGAGAAAGAGGGATTGCTGTTCAAGGGAGAAATTTAG
- a CDS encoding phenylacetate--CoA ligase family protein, with amino-acid sequence MYWDPRAEKMPQKDLQDIQERKLRALVHHAYEYSPFYRRKFKEMGLNPWDITGLKDLPKLPFTKKQDLRDNYPFGMFAVPISQIVRFHASSGTTGKPTVVGYTANDIEVWVESMCRSLTACGVTRDDIMQISYGYGLFTGGLGFHYAAERIGATVLPTSAGNTQRQIELMRDLHSTVIACTPSYMLYLAEYASKAGISIADDTKLRMGIFGAEPWSEETRKRIEEKTGITAYDVYGTSELSGPLFTECQERQGLHIWADHFLIEIIDPETGEQVGEGEKGELVVTTLSKEAMPLIRWRTGDITIMETEKCACGRTHPRILRILGRADDMIIVRGVNVFPSQIEHVLMQIPEVGEHYMIILDRAENGLDIMTVQVELSEKAFTDKVSDILELEKRIAEHLKAVLNVTAKVEIVNPGTLQRFEGKAKRVIDRRKI; translated from the coding sequence ATGTACTGGGATCCGAGAGCTGAAAAAATGCCTCAAAAAGACCTTCAGGACATTCAGGAGAGAAAGTTGAGGGCACTCGTTCACCACGCCTACGAGTATTCACCGTTTTACCGCAGGAAGTTCAAGGAGATGGGGTTGAATCCGTGGGACATTACCGGGTTGAAAGACCTGCCGAAGCTGCCGTTTACGAAAAAGCAGGACTTGAGGGACAACTATCCTTTCGGGATGTTTGCCGTGCCAATATCCCAGATAGTGAGATTTCACGCATCGAGCGGTACGACTGGCAAGCCCACGGTTGTGGGTTACACTGCTAACGACATTGAGGTGTGGGTAGAAAGTATGTGCCGCAGCCTTACGGCGTGTGGCGTGACGAGAGACGATATAATGCAGATTTCCTATGGTTACGGCCTCTTTACTGGCGGTCTCGGCTTCCACTATGCCGCAGAGAGAATAGGTGCAACGGTTTTACCAACTTCTGCCGGTAACACCCAGAGGCAGATAGAGCTAATGAGAGACCTTCACTCAACTGTAATTGCCTGCACGCCTTCATACATGCTTTATCTTGCAGAATACGCGTCGAAGGCAGGAATAAGCATTGCTGACGACACGAAACTCAGGATGGGCATATTTGGAGCAGAGCCATGGAGTGAGGAGACGAGAAAGAGGATTGAGGAGAAGACAGGCATTACAGCCTACGACGTTTATGGCACTTCGGAGCTAAGTGGGCCACTCTTTACGGAATGCCAGGAGAGACAGGGCCTCCACATCTGGGCTGACCACTTCCTGATAGAGATAATTGACCCCGAAACTGGTGAGCAGGTTGGAGAGGGTGAGAAGGGAGAACTTGTAGTGACGACGCTGAGCAAAGAGGCGATGCCGCTGATAAGATGGAGGACCGGCGACATCACAATAATGGAGACTGAAAAGTGCGCCTGCGGAAGGACACACCCGCGCATTCTGCGCATTCTGGGCAGGGCAGACGATATGATAATCGTACGTGGTGTAAACGTCTTCCCGAGCCAGATAGAGCACGTTCTCATGCAGATTCCGGAAGTTGGCGAGCACTACATGATAATCCTTGATAGGGCCGAGAACGGCCTTGATATCATGACAGTACAGGTTGAACTAAGCGAAAAGGCTTTCACGGATAAAGTTTCAGATATTCTTGAACTCGAGAAACGCATCGCGGAGCACCTCAAGGCAGTGCTTAACGTCACAGCCAAGGTTGAAATTGTGAATCCGGGTACACTGCAGCGCTTCGAGGGCAAGGCGAAGAGGGTAATTGACAGGAGGAAAATTTAA
- the rqcH gene encoding ribosome rescue protein RqcH, with product MKSMSSADIAACVSELQQLVGGKVEKIYHHPPDEIRVKIYAGGRKDLILEAGRRIHLTKFPRESPRIPSSFAMLLRKHLEGGRVRKIEQHDFDRVVVIEVEREKRNFIIVELFSKGNVILADESFRIIMPLKPFFKPGEVYRFPEPRTTPFELNSEKLAEIFRDEDKEVVRILARSGLGGLYAEEVCLRAGINKNKVAKELNEEEIEKIAEAIDSIFGAIRRGAFTPHIVSKDGEYIDVLPIELQIYDGLERKYFPTFNEALDEYYARRISEVKQEESEELKKLKARLEKQLETKKEFENEMERYRAAGDAVYENYQLLEQILEAFRQARQQKSWDEIKKIVRAHPKLSKLVVEIHPEKNSVVVNIGPKIELALDKNLPQIADVYYERAKKVRQKLEGLLKAIEKTKEEMQRVEELEAKKYVKGLRVARKREWFERFRWFITSDGFLVIGGRNAAMNEEIVSKYMEPKDLFFHTQTPGAPATVLKLGQEAPETSIIEAAQFAATYSALWKEGKYSGEVYYVKPEQVKRAAKHGEYLARGSFYIEGKRNYLTVAVSCAVGVEVEKLRVLGGPTNAVKKYCDYYVELDIGNMSANEISVEIARKLVEMAKEEERHIVRSIATPDEIMKFLPPGKSRIKK from the coding sequence ATGAAGTCGATGTCATCAGCCGACATAGCAGCATGCGTTTCAGAACTACAGCAGCTCGTAGGCGGAAAGGTCGAGAAAATCTACCACCACCCTCCAGACGAGATACGCGTCAAGATTTATGCTGGAGGCAGAAAAGACCTCATTCTCGAGGCAGGCAGGAGAATCCACCTGACAAAGTTTCCGAGGGAAAGTCCCAGAATCCCGTCGAGCTTCGCGATGCTGCTCAGGAAGCACCTCGAAGGCGGAAGGGTGAGGAAAATCGAACAGCACGATTTCGACAGGGTTGTTGTTATAGAGGTGGAGAGAGAAAAGCGAAACTTCATAATTGTGGAGCTGTTCTCAAAGGGCAATGTAATTCTCGCAGATGAAAGTTTCAGAATAATCATGCCTCTAAAGCCTTTTTTCAAACCTGGTGAGGTTTACAGATTTCCTGAACCAAGGACAACCCCATTCGAACTCAACTCTGAAAAATTAGCGGAAATTTTCCGCGATGAGGATAAAGAGGTTGTCAGAATCCTCGCAAGGAGTGGTCTTGGAGGGCTCTACGCTGAAGAAGTATGTTTGCGAGCAGGGATTAACAAGAACAAGGTGGCAAAGGAGCTTAATGAGGAGGAAATAGAGAAAATTGCCGAGGCAATCGACTCGATTTTCGGAGCAATCAGGCGGGGAGCGTTTACGCCACACATCGTGTCAAAAGACGGAGAATACATCGATGTTCTCCCCATCGAGCTCCAGATATATGATGGACTGGAAAGGAAGTACTTCCCCACGTTCAACGAGGCTCTCGACGAGTACTACGCGAGGAGAATAAGTGAGGTAAAGCAGGAGGAAAGCGAGGAACTCAAAAAGCTGAAAGCAAGGCTTGAAAAGCAGCTTGAGACAAAGAAAGAATTCGAGAATGAGATGGAAAGGTACAGAGCGGCAGGAGATGCTGTCTACGAGAACTACCAGCTACTCGAACAGATTCTCGAGGCTTTCAGGCAGGCGAGGCAGCAGAAATCGTGGGACGAAATCAAAAAGATCGTTCGGGCACATCCAAAGCTTTCAAAGCTTGTTGTAGAGATTCACCCGGAAAAAAACAGCGTAGTTGTGAATATAGGGCCTAAAATCGAGCTTGCACTGGACAAAAACCTGCCCCAGATAGCCGACGTGTACTATGAGAGGGCGAAGAAGGTCAGACAGAAGCTTGAAGGTTTGCTGAAGGCCATAGAGAAGACGAAGGAGGAAATGCAGAGGGTGGAAGAGCTCGAGGCTAAGAAGTACGTGAAAGGACTGAGGGTTGCAAGAAAAAGAGAGTGGTTCGAGAGATTTAGATGGTTCATAACGTCCGATGGGTTCCTTGTCATAGGTGGCAGAAACGCTGCCATGAATGAAGAGATCGTCTCAAAGTACATGGAGCCAAAAGACCTCTTCTTCCACACTCAGACCCCAGGAGCTCCGGCTACAGTCCTCAAGCTCGGGCAAGAAGCTCCGGAGACGAGCATAATCGAGGCTGCACAGTTCGCTGCAACTTACTCTGCACTGTGGAAGGAAGGAAAGTATAGCGGAGAAGTCTACTACGTAAAGCCTGAGCAGGTGAAGAGGGCCGCAAAACATGGCGAATATCTTGCGAGGGGCAGTTTCTACATCGAGGGCAAGAGGAACTATCTCACCGTTGCAGTTTCGTGTGCTGTCGGTGTGGAAGTTGAAAAGCTACGTGTTCTCGGAGGGCCAACAAACGCGGTCAAAAAGTACTGCGACTACTACGTCGAACTCGACATTGGTAACATGAGCGCTAACGAGATTTCCGTTGAAATTGCCAGAAAACTCGTAGAAATGGCAAAGGAAGAAGAGAGACACATAGTTAGAAGCATAGCAACTCCCGACGAGATTATGAAGTTTCTCCCTCCCGGAAAGTCGAGGATAAAAAAGTGA
- a CDS encoding cell division protein SepF has product MGLMEKLLGKSERITPPDYEELDLSEYETEIAGEAETYVKVAEITGLNEVAEIRRQVYEGNIVIADIAFLKHDKLTLDRILKDLKQLADDINGDIVGLGEDYVIVTPTGIKVDRNKIRGTKRA; this is encoded by the coding sequence ATGGGACTCATGGAGAAGTTGCTCGGTAAGTCAGAAAGAATCACGCCACCAGATTACGAAGAGCTCGACCTTAGCGAGTATGAGACGGAAATAGCGGGAGAAGCTGAAACTTACGTCAAGGTGGCGGAGATAACGGGCCTTAACGAGGTTGCCGAAATTAGAAGGCAGGTTTACGAGGGCAACATCGTAATTGCCGATATAGCCTTCCTCAAGCACGACAAGCTTACCCTCGACAGAATTCTGAAAGACCTCAAGCAGCTTGCAGATGATATAAACGGCGATATAGTTGGACTTGGCGAAGACTACGTGATAGTAACTCCGACGGGAATAAAGGTTGACAGAAACAAGATAAGGGGGACAAAGAGGGCGTAA
- a CDS encoding ZPR1 zinc finger domain-containing protein → MIPCPSCGKDIDIVTVTYDVPYFGTVLLTSISCECGFKHADSIVVNVKEPVRFTIKINRENLYTKVIRSTSGTIRIPELGVDIEPGPASQAFITNLEGVLARVEDIVRMARSWNVDDEEKVARCDEILERIRNTVEGKDELTLILEDPFGNSLILSENAVREVLTSEEASSLKTGMTVMDVSGKSEEELLNL, encoded by the coding sequence ATGATTCCCTGCCCCTCCTGCGGAAAAGACATAGACATCGTAACGGTCACTTACGACGTTCCATACTTCGGGACTGTTCTGCTCACGTCCATAAGCTGTGAGTGTGGTTTCAAGCATGCGGATTCCATCGTGGTTAACGTAAAGGAGCCCGTGAGATTCACAATCAAGATAAACAGGGAGAACCTCTATACCAAGGTTATAAGGTCAACATCAGGAACGATAAGGATTCCCGAGTTAGGTGTGGACATTGAACCTGGGCCCGCCTCACAGGCATTCATAACAAATCTCGAGGGTGTTCTTGCACGCGTTGAGGACATTGTCAGGATGGCCCGCTCGTGGAACGTCGATGATGAAGAGAAAGTCGCGAGATGCGACGAAATCCTCGAGAGGATTAGGAATACTGTTGAGGGTAAAGACGAGCTGACGCTGATACTTGAAGATCCCTTCGGCAACAGCCTCATCCTGTCGGAGAATGCCGTAAGGGAGGTACTTACCAGCGAGGAGGCAAGTTCTCTCAAAACCGGAATGACTGTAATGGACGTTTCTGGAAAAAGTGAAGAGGAACTTCTCAATCTGTGA
- a CDS encoding pyrroline-5-carboxylate reductase family protein: protein MRVAIIGCGNLGCALAKALAKRFDVIVTRRNTEKIRFLEEIRCEITSDNIEAVVGSDIVMLTVKKKDVVGVLSQIGKHLSGKVLISFVAGLGFDELKRLAPNAKIVKAMTTLSAEFGKGITTYYTDVESETQDIVRDIEKVLSCFGDVVRVGSEYEVDVTTAFSSSTAFLARIFQAFVYAGLRLGLSAELSRRIAIGVFDGTSEMLKFEKPEELILRVTTPAGTTIEGLHRLMEHRAEYAVMEAICASAEKSLRK from the coding sequence ATGCGCGTGGCTATTATAGGCTGTGGAAATCTTGGCTGTGCTCTTGCGAAAGCTCTTGCAAAGAGATTTGACGTCATTGTAACGAGGAGAAACACCGAAAAAATCAGGTTTCTGGAAGAGATAAGATGCGAGATTACGAGCGACAACATCGAAGCAGTCGTGGGCTCCGACATCGTAATGCTGACCGTAAAGAAGAAGGATGTTGTTGGTGTTTTGAGTCAGATAGGCAAGCACTTGAGCGGAAAAGTTCTAATTAGCTTCGTTGCCGGCCTTGGTTTTGACGAACTCAAGAGGCTCGCTCCGAATGCAAAGATTGTAAAAGCCATGACCACACTGTCTGCAGAATTCGGAAAGGGGATAACAACGTATTATACCGACGTGGAATCCGAGACGCAGGACATTGTGAGGGATATTGAAAAGGTGCTATCGTGCTTTGGAGACGTCGTAAGGGTGGGAAGCGAGTACGAGGTGGATGTAACAACGGCATTTTCGAGTTCAACCGCTTTTCTCGCCAGAATATTCCAGGCGTTCGTTTACGCAGGATTGAGGCTCGGCTTAAGCGCTGAACTTTCAAGGAGGATAGCCATAGGTGTTTTCGATGGAACTTCTGAAATGCTGAAGTTTGAGAAGCCTGAAGAGCTGATACTCAGGGTTACCACCCCTGCCGGAACGACTATCGAAGGTCTGCACAGGCTTATGGAGCACAGGGCAGAATACGCTGTAATGGAAGCCATCTGCGCCTCGGCTGAAAAGTCACTCCGTAAATAG